In Lysinibacillus sp. FSL M8-0337, the following proteins share a genomic window:
- a CDS encoding TerB family tellurite resistance protein yields MGLFDIFKGDKVHNKQGMNHHFAFVTSLLYMMGADGEYDNEEIGQLLSVIGGKKKGSTVYVGGNNNDLMDQVIKYVNRNSVDQFLLEAAPALTDAQKMCILVNIIDSSLSDGEAEIQEQQLFAKFLKAFGISEERFKPFFEVIVLKNDRSVFLNPNHAKNQTGYKVNLSK; encoded by the coding sequence GTGGGATTATTTGATATCTTTAAAGGGGACAAGGTTCATAACAAACAAGGTATGAATCACCATTTTGCATTCGTAACATCTTTGCTTTATATGATGGGGGCAGATGGTGAATATGATAATGAGGAAATAGGTCAGTTGTTATCAGTTATTGGAGGTAAGAAAAAAGGCAGTACAGTTTATGTAGGTGGTAACAATAATGATTTAATGGACCAAGTTATTAAATACGTAAATAGAAATTCCGTAGACCAATTTTTACTTGAAGCGGCTCCAGCATTAACTGATGCTCAAAAGATGTGCATTTTAGTTAATATTATCGATTCATCTTTATCTGATGGTGAAGCTGAAATCCAAGAACAACAACTATTTGCTAAATTCCTAAAAGCTTTCGGGATTTCTGAAGAAAGATTCAAACCTTTCTTTGAAGTCATTGTTTTAAAAAATGATCGTTCAGTATTCTTAAATCCTAACCATGCTAAAAATCAAACTGGATATAAAGTAAATCTTTCAAAATAA
- a CDS encoding linear amide C-N hydrolase, translated as MLGCSSLSIRTTDDKSLFARTMDFTMEPDSKVIIVPRNYGIRLLEKENVVINNSYAFVGMGSTDITSPVLYDGVNEKGLMGAMLYYATFATYADEPKKGTRGINPVYVISQVLGNCVTVDDVIEKLTSYTLLNEANIILGFAPPLHYTFTDASGESIVIEPDKTGITIHRKTIGVMTNSPGYEWHQTNLRAYIGVTPNPPQDIMMGDLDLTPFGQGAGGLGLPGDFTPSARFLRVAYWKKYTEKAKNETEGVTNLFHILSSVNIPKGVVLTNEGKTDYTIYTSAMCAQSKNYYFKLYDNSRISAVSLMAENLNSQDLITFEWDRKQDIKQLNQVNVMS; from the coding sequence ATGTTAGGTTGCAGTAGCTTATCAATTCGTACAACAGATGATAAAAGTTTATTCGCTCGCACAATGGATTTTACAATGGAACCAGATAGTAAAGTGATTATTGTCCCACGTAATTACGGCATTCGATTGTTAGAGAAAGAAAATGTAGTCATTAACAATTCATATGCTTTTGTTGGAATGGGAAGCACTGACATTACATCACCAGTTCTCTATGATGGGGTAAACGAAAAGGGATTAATGGGCGCAATGCTTTACTATGCTACATTTGCGACTTATGCTGACGAACCTAAAAAAGGCACAAGAGGCATCAATCCCGTGTATGTAATTTCTCAAGTTTTAGGAAATTGTGTAACTGTCGATGATGTTATTGAAAAATTAACTTCTTATACATTATTGAATGAGGCCAATATAATACTTGGCTTTGCACCCCCACTTCACTATACATTTACAGATGCTTCTGGTGAATCAATTGTTATTGAACCGGATAAAACGGGCATTACCATTCATCGAAAAACGATTGGCGTCATGACGAATAGCCCTGGCTATGAATGGCATCAGACAAATTTAAGAGCTTACATTGGTGTCACACCAAATCCGCCACAAGATATTATGATGGGAGACTTGGATTTGACACCGTTTGGGCAAGGGGCAGGGGGCTTAGGATTACCAGGTGATTTTACGCCGTCAGCACGTTTTCTTCGGGTAGCATACTGGAAAAAATATACTGAAAAAGCCAAAAATGAAACAGAAGGCGTAACAAACTTGTTCCATATTCTATCTTCTGTAAATATCCCAAAAGGTGTTGTTTTGACAAATGAGGGGAAAACGGATTATACCATCTATACCTCAGCTATGTGTGCACAAAGTAAAAACTATTACTTTAAACTGTATGACAATAGTCGAATTTCAGCCGTTTCATTAATGGCTGAAAATTTAAATAGTCAAGATTTAATTACATTTGAGTGGGATCGTAAACAAGATATTAAGCAATTAAATCAAGTAAATGTAATGAGCTAA